From Tripterygium wilfordii isolate XIE 37 chromosome 13, ASM1340144v1, whole genome shotgun sequence, the proteins below share one genomic window:
- the LOC120011861 gene encoding crocetin glucosyltransferase, chloroplastic-like: MAESPPHVLLVSFPSQGHINPALQLAKRLVHAAVQVTFATTLSAHKHVSKPQNTLPGLSFVGFSDGYDKAFSLGVNLDIYMSVFKHHGMKNLKQVILNINNDKELRPITRVFYCNLIPWVALVARELHIPSTLLWNQAAAVLDIYYYSFHGYEDFIRDNIVNEDSFSLRLPGLPQLSSHDLPPYFLPSHVHEFALPTWRAHFEILDEETTKPIVLVNTFDALETEALKSIENYTLIGVGPLIPSAFLDGKDPSDNSLRGDLFKSSESKNYTDWLNLKSLSSVIYVSFGSLSVLDKPQMEEVARALISTGRPFLWVNRENQKGEGKQEEELSCRGELEKQGMIVPWCFQVEVLSHPSIGCFVTHCGWNSTFESLASGVPVVAFPQWTDQMPNAKMVEDVWKTGVRVMKNEAEGLVEADEIERCLELVMGSNERGEKMRRNAKKWKDLAREASMEGGSSDKNLKTFVHEVLRG; encoded by the coding sequence ATGGCTGAATCACCACCACATGTTCTGCTCGTCTCCTTCCCTTCACAAGGCCACATAAACCCAGCTCTCCAATTAGCCAAACGACTCGTCCACGCTGCCGTCCAAGTCACTTTCGCCACCACTCTCTCCGCCCACAAACACGTCTCGAAACCCCAAAATACCCTCCCAGGTTTGTCCTTTGTCGGCTTCTCTGACGGCTACGATAAGGCCTTCTCCCTCGGGGTCAATCTTGACATTTACATGTCCGTGTTCAAACACCACGGCATGAAAAATCTCAAACAAGTGATTCTTAACATCAACAACGACAAAGAATTACGTCCGATTACTCGCGTATTTTATTGTAATCTCATTCCCTGGGTGGCATTGGTGGCGCGTGAGCTTCACATTCCGTCGACGCTGCTTTGGAATCAAGCTGCTGCCGTTCTGGACATTTATTATTATAGTTTTCACGGCTACGAGGATTTTATTCGGGACAATATTGTCAATGAAGACTCCTTTTCTCTTCGATTACCGGGTCTACCACAACTAAGTAGCCATGATCTCCCGCCGTATTTCCTGCCGTCACATGTACATGAATTTGCACTACCGACATGGAGAGCACATTTTGAGATTCTTGACGAGGAGACGACCAAACCAATAGTGCTTGTCAATACATTTGATGCGTTAGAAACAGAAGCATTGAAATCGATTGAGAACTACACTTTGATCGGCGTTGGACCATTGATTCCATCCGCTTTTCTGGACGGAAAAGATCCCTCAGACAATTCCTTGAGAGGCGATCTGTTCAAGAGTAGTGAATCGAAAAATTACACAGATTGGTTGAACTTGAAGAGTTTAAGTTCTGTCATTTATGTATCGTTTGGAAGTCTCTCTGTTTTGGACAAACCTCAAATGGAAGAAGTGGCACGGGCTCTGATCAGTACAGGACGTCCATTTTTGTGGGTCAATAGAGAAAATCAGAAAGGAGAaggaaagcaagaagaagagtTGAGTTGCAGAGGAGAACTTGAGAAACAGGGGATGATAGTGCCATGGTGTTTTCAGGTGGAGGTTTTATCTCATCCTTCGATTGGATGCTTTGTGACTCACTGTGGGTGGAATTCAACATTCGAAAGCTTGGCTTCTGGAGTTCCGGTGGTGGCGTTTCCGCAATGGACTGATCAAATGCCGAATGCAAAGATGGTGGAAGATGTGTGGAAAACAGGGGTGAGAGTGATGAAGAATGAGGCAGAGGGGTTAGTTGAAGCTGATGAGATTGAGAGGTGTTTGGAATTGGTTATGGGGAGTAacgagagaggagagaagatgAGGAGAAATGCAAAGAAATGGAAGGATTTGGCAAGAGAAGCTTCCATGGAAGGTGGTTCTTCAGACAAGAATCTCAAGACTTTTGTTCATGAGGTCTTGAGGGGTTAA